The following proteins are co-located in the Aquarana catesbeiana isolate 2022-GZ linkage group LG02, ASM4218655v1, whole genome shotgun sequence genome:
- the LOC141129750 gene encoding odorant receptor 131-2-like, translating into MENTTFLSANLTDVSLLKTAGIVDMTCFIILVLSHCIFFYFVVVILYAFFTTAYIKEKARYVLFIHMILNDTLYLIVAFALYVAYMYYVYIPASICYIMLTISTSTFRVTPYNLSVMSLERYVAVCFPLRHTQLCSPKSSTITLACIWAVALIFNLADIVVLGSRVGKKVFSLSVICSRASMMGTQEQGIITLCSITISFSAVALIIIYTYIQVVLVARKIGSDKSSAFKAGKTIMLHAFQLILCMMSFSSFVTETYLKKYQVFINFINYLLFMCLPRLLSPLIYGLRDDTFRKYMMTFRSSVPSMEDAYK; encoded by the coding sequence ATGGAAAATACTACTTTTCTCTCTGCCAATCTTACCGATGTGTCCTTGCTCAAAACTGCTGGCATTGTAGACATGACCTGCTTTATCATCTTAGTACTGAGTCATTGCATCTTCTTCTATTTTGTTGTGGTCATACTTTACGCTTTCTTCACCACTGCTTATATTAAGGAGAAGGCTCGCTATGTCCTCTTCATCCATATGATTCTTAACGATACCCTTTATCTCATAGTGGCCTTTGCCCTTTATGTAGCTTACATGTATTATGTTTACATCCCAGCCTCGATCTGCTACATTATGCTGACGATAAGCACATCGACTTTCCGCGTCACTCCCTACAATCTAAGTGTCATGTCTTTGGAACGCTATGTGGCAGTGTGCTTTCCGCTGAGACACACCCAGCTGTGCTCTCCAAAGAGCTCCACCATCACCCTTGCTTGTATTTGGGCAGTAGCGTTGATATTTAACCTGGCAGACATTGTTGTCCTGGGCTCCAGGGTTGGGAAGAAAGTCTTCTCTCTGTCTGTGATTTGTAGCCGAGCGTCAATGATGGGGACTCAGGAACAAGGCATCATCACACTCTGTAGCATCACCATTAGCTTTTCTGCGGTAGCACTCATCATCATCTACACTTATATACAGGTGGTGCTGGTTGCACGAAAGATCGGCTCTGACAAGTCATCGGCTTTCAAGGCTGGAAAGACGATCATGCTTCATGCATTTCAGCTGATATTATGTATGATGTCCTTCAGCTCTTTTGTCACCGAAACCTACCTGAAAAAGTATCAAGTCTTTATCAATTTTATTAATTATCTGCTCTTCATGTGTCTTCCCCGGCTTCTAAGCCCATTAATCTATGGACTGAGAGATGATACCTTCCGCAAGTATATGATGACATTCCGATCGTCAGTACCATCAATGGAAGATGCTTATAAGTAA